One bacterium genomic window, AGACAGCCGCCAGCATCGGTTATGGCAATCTCCCCAACCGGACAAAATATAAAATGGGCGAAGGATTGACCGGCCGTATCGCCGTCACCGGCAAACCCATCATCGTCTCCCAAGTCAGCAAAGAACCTCTGTTTCTCAACCGCATGAGATCCTGGAACGGCGATGTGGATCAAGAGCAATCTTTCATCGGCGTGCCGATCGTGCTCGATTACACCACCCTGGGCGTCCTCAGCGTCAACCTGCCCTATCAGCCGCGCCGTGATTACGACAGCAGTCTGAAATTCCTCACCCTGGTGGCCTCGGCGCTGCTGCAGCCGATCCGGCTGCGTCAAGCCATCGAGCGCGAACGTCAGTCGCTGATCGATGAGAACGTAATGCTGAAAACCAAACTACAGCAGGAGCACAGCTTTCACAACATCATCGGCACCAGCAACGAGATGCGCGAGGTGTATGAAAAGGTCACACAGGTAGCCCGCGCCAACACCACGGTGCTGATCCGCGGCGAGAGCGGCACCGGCAAAGAGCTCATCGCCCAGGCGATCCATTACAACTCGCTGCGCAGCGACAAGCCGTTCATCCGCGTCAATTGCGCGGCGATTCCCGAGAACCTCATCGAATCGGAATTTTTCGGCTATGAAAAAGGCGCGTTCACCGGCGCCGTGGCGGCAAAAAAAGGCCGCTTCGAACTGGCGGACGGCGGCACCATCTTTTTGGATGAGATCGGCGATCTGAGCCCGATGACCCAGGTCAAATTGTTGCGCGTGCTGCAAGAACAAGAGTTTGAAAGAGTCGGCGGCGTGCAGACCATCCGCGTGGATGTGCGCATCCTCGCCGCCACCAACGCCGATCTGGAAAAACGGATGGAGATCGGTCAATTTCGCGAAGACCTGTACTATCGCCTCAACGTTTTTTCCATTTTTTTGCCGCCGTTGCGCGAACGCAAATCGGACATTCTGTTGCTGGCCGACCACTTTATGGTCAAGTACGGCCGGAAGCACCAGAAAAACATCAAACGCATCTCCACGCCTGCCATCGATATGCTGGAGCAGTACCACTGGCCCGGCAACGTCCGCGAACTGGAGAACTGCATCGAGAGCAGCGTGCTGGTCTGCGAGGACCAGGTTTTGCACAGCTACCATCTCCCGCCCACGCTGCAGACCGCAGACAGCAGCGGCACGCACGCGCGCATGTCGCTGGAAGAGCTGGTGGCCTCGTATGAAAAAGAGTTGATCCAGGATGCGCTCAAATCCAGTCGCGGCAACCGCGCCCGTGCAGCCCGGCTGCTGAACACCACCGAACGCATCATCGGCTACAAGATCGAAAAATACGACATCGATGTCAAGCGGTTCAAAACCTGAAAGGCCGAACCTTCGGCTCCACGCCGGATCCCCAAAAGTCCTATGAATCGCCGCTCATTCCTCGCCGCCGGGCGACTCTGACGGATCGCCTGGCTGCGAAGACCATTTTTTTCTTCAACAGCAGCATCGATCGCCCAGAATTGCAAGCAGACATCACATCCGGCCTGCCGCCTTTTCCATCCGGACCGCTGTACCCAAGACCGGCAGCGTCCAAGAGAGCTGTTCAGTGGTGACAGAATTCAGAAAACATGCGGTATGAAGCGAAAGCGCACTTGCGCCTAGTAGGAACGATAGAAAGGATCCATTTCCAGCAGTTTTTCCTCAGCCAGAGCGCGGACGA contains:
- a CDS encoding sigma 54-interacting transcriptional regulator, with product MKPTAGKKSAAGSSPDRQLSILIEINQAVSRSAEMTEALRVTLQILEKSHHILCGAVFLIDEDGQTLETAASIGYGNLPNRTKYKMGEGLTGRIAVTGKPIIVSQVSKEPLFLNRMRSWNGDVDQEQSFIGVPIVLDYTTLGVLSVNLPYQPRRDYDSSLKFLTLVASALLQPIRLRQAIERERQSLIDENVMLKTKLQQEHSFHNIIGTSNEMREVYEKVTQVARANTTVLIRGESGTGKELIAQAIHYNSLRSDKPFIRVNCAAIPENLIESEFFGYEKGAFTGAVAAKKGRFELADGGTIFLDEIGDLSPMTQVKLLRVLQEQEFERVGGVQTIRVDVRILAATNADLEKRMEIGQFREDLYYRLNVFSIFLPPLRERKSDILLLADHFMVKYGRKHQKNIKRISTPAIDMLEQYHWPGNVRELENCIESSVLVCEDQVLHSYHLPPTLQTADSSGTHARMSLEELVASYEKELIQDALKSSRGNRARAARLLNTTERIIGYKIEKYDIDVKRFKT